A genome region from Arthrobacter sp. SLBN-100 includes the following:
- a CDS encoding NAD-dependent protein deacetylase: MEQRRAGVGLTGFASMPRVAAAAPSDGERGILLRIRDVVAGRRFALLTGAGLSTDSGIPDYRGPGSPPRSPMTYQEFVKDAANRQRYWARNHIGWSHLRHADPNQGHYAAAELERRGHLTGLITQNVDRLHQDAGSVNVVDLHGRYDQVVCLACRRIYSRRLLAGLLEELNPEFLSRAQESGLVEMAPDADATVEDQALISSFVVAVCPACGGTLKPDFVYFGENVPKDRVERSYRMVDEADALVAAGSSLTVMSGLRFVRHAAKDGKPVIIINRGATRGDDKASIKLEAGVSESLAWLAAELPPL; this comes from the coding sequence ATGGAACAGCGGCGTGCGGGGGTAGGCCTGACGGGCTTCGCCAGCATGCCGCGGGTGGCTGCAGCGGCTCCTTCTGATGGGGAGCGTGGGATCCTGCTTCGGATCCGGGACGTCGTGGCTGGCAGGCGGTTTGCACTGCTCACCGGTGCCGGACTCAGCACGGACTCGGGAATCCCGGACTACCGCGGGCCGGGTTCGCCGCCGCGTTCGCCCATGACCTACCAGGAGTTCGTCAAGGACGCGGCCAACCGTCAACGCTATTGGGCCCGGAACCATATCGGCTGGTCCCATCTGCGGCACGCCGATCCGAACCAGGGCCACTATGCGGCAGCCGAGCTCGAGCGCCGGGGCCACCTTACCGGGTTGATCACCCAGAACGTTGATCGGCTCCACCAAGACGCAGGCAGTGTCAACGTGGTGGACCTGCATGGCAGGTATGACCAGGTAGTGTGCCTGGCGTGCCGCCGCATATATTCCAGGCGCCTCCTGGCGGGTCTGCTGGAGGAGCTGAACCCGGAGTTCCTGTCCCGGGCGCAGGAATCAGGCCTGGTGGAGATGGCGCCGGACGCGGATGCCACAGTTGAGGACCAGGCGCTGATCAGCAGTTTTGTTGTTGCCGTCTGCCCTGCCTGCGGCGGAACGCTCAAGCCCGACTTCGTGTACTTCGGTGAGAACGTGCCCAAGGACCGGGTTGAACGGTCGTACCGGATGGTTGACGAGGCGGATGCCCTGGTGGCCGCCGGATCGTCCCTGACGGTGATGAGCGGGCTGCGCTTCGTCCGGCATGCCGCCAAGGACGGAAAACCGGTCATCATCATCAACCGCGGTGCCACCCGCGGTGATGACAAGGCCAGCATCAAGCTGGAGGCCGGCGTCAGTGAATCCCTGGCTTGGCTTGCTGCCGAGCTTCCGCCCCTTTAG
- a CDS encoding peroxiredoxin, producing the protein MTAALDAATTAVPAVGWPAPDFELANQFGEPVRLSSFRGQNVVLVFYPFAFSGICTGELCEIRDNLAMFGDANAAVLAVSVDSKFSLRAYAAQEGYTFDLLADFWPHGGVASAYGVFDADSGMAKRGTFIIDAGGHVRYSVVNPRGQARDLQEYRSALAGLGQA; encoded by the coding sequence GTGACGGCAGCGCTTGACGCTGCTACTACAGCTGTACCCGCGGTCGGCTGGCCGGCGCCTGACTTTGAACTCGCCAACCAGTTCGGCGAACCGGTCCGGCTGTCTTCCTTTCGCGGCCAGAACGTAGTCCTGGTGTTCTACCCGTTCGCCTTCTCGGGCATCTGCACCGGGGAACTGTGCGAGATACGGGACAACCTGGCGATGTTCGGGGATGCAAATGCCGCGGTCCTGGCTGTGTCCGTGGACAGCAAGTTCAGCCTGCGCGCTTATGCCGCCCAGGAAGGGTACACCTTCGACCTGCTGGCAGATTTCTGGCCTCACGGTGGAGTGGCAAGCGCCTACGGCGTCTTTGACGCGGACAGCGGCATGGCCAAGCGCGGCACCTTCATCATTGATGCCGGCGGTCATGTCCGCTACTCAGTGGTGAACCCGCGTGGCCAGGCCCGTGACCTCCAGGAATACCGCAGTGCATTGGCCGGCCTGGGACAGGCCTGA
- a CDS encoding DUF3052 domain-containing protein yields the protein MSEADAATSVNVAEKLGFKNGDLIQEFGYDDDVDFDLRDDVEDLTGSELLDEDDHEVADAVIFWWRHGDGDLVDSLMDSLTTLSENGVVWVLTPKSGRAGYVSPADIQEAAPTAGLHVTTSAGVSKDWSAARLVMRKNK from the coding sequence GTGAGCGAGGCCGACGCCGCCACTTCGGTAAATGTGGCGGAAAAATTGGGTTTCAAGAACGGGGATCTGATTCAGGAGTTCGGTTACGACGACGACGTCGATTTCGACTTGCGTGACGATGTTGAAGATCTCACGGGTTCCGAGTTGCTGGACGAGGACGACCACGAAGTGGCGGATGCCGTCATCTTCTGGTGGCGCCACGGCGACGGGGACCTCGTGGACAGCCTGATGGATTCGCTGACCACCCTCAGCGAAAACGGCGTTGTCTGGGTCCTGACTCCGAAATCCGGCAGGGCCGGCTACGTTTCACCGGCTGACATCCAGGAGGCCGCCCCTACGGCGGGCCTGCACGTGACAACCTCGGCCGGCGTCTCCAAGGACTGGAGTGCAGCCCGCCTGGTGATGAGGAAAAACAAGTGA
- the aceE gene encoding pyruvate dehydrogenase (acetyl-transferring), homodimeric type, whose protein sequence is MAAGEDTSHILSGLTNQLPDRDPEETAEWVESLDSLIREQGTERAQYIMRSLLQRAGAQSVGVPMVTTTDYVNTIPVDQEAEFPGNEEYERRYRAYMRWNAAVMVHRSQRPNIGVGGHISTYAGAATLYEVGFNHFFRGKDAPGGGDQVFFQGHASPGMYARAFMEGRLSEEDLDGFRQEKSREGHALSSYPHPRLMPQFWEFPTVSMGIGPMNAIYQAQSNRYLHNRGLKDTSDQQVWAFLGDGEMDEPESRGLLQLAANENLDNLNFVINCNLQRLDGPVRGNGKIMQELEAFFRGAGWNVIKVVWGREWDDLLTRDTDGSLVKIMNETPDGDYQTYKAESGGFVREHFFGKDPATKDLVADLTDDQIWNLKRGGHDYRKVYAAYKAATEFKGKPTVILAKTVKGYGLGPHFEGRNATHQMKKLTLDDLKKFRDHLRIPVTDEQLEKDPYQPPYYHPGNDAPEIQYMLERRAALGGSVPERRSKHAQITLPDAKSYEVAKRGSGKQQAATTMAFVRLLKDLMRDKEFGKHIAPIIPDEARTFGMDAFFPTAKIYNPKGQNYLSVDRDLVLAYKESPAGQLIHPGINEAGAVAAFTAAGTAYATHGVPLVPVYVFYSMFGFQRTGDAFWAAADQMTRGFIIGATAGRTTLTGEGLQHADGHSPLLASTNPAVVTYDPAYGYEMGHIIRDGLERMYGPESTDRNLMYYLTVYNEPITQPAEPENLDVEGVIKGIYLLNPAKIDGPRTQILASGVSVPWALEAQQLLADDWGVSADVWSVTSWNELRRDGLAAEEEAFLNPGQPARVPFVTQQLEGATGPVVAVSDYMKAVPDQIRQFVPNEFATLGADGFGFSDTRAAARRFFKIDIHSIVVRSLEMLARRGEVDPQAPAKAIDKYRLHNVNAGSTGNAGGEA, encoded by the coding sequence GTGGCTGCAGGAGAAGATACCTCCCATATCCTCAGCGGGTTGACTAACCAGCTGCCTGATCGTGATCCGGAAGAGACCGCCGAGTGGGTTGAGTCCCTGGATTCGCTGATCAGGGAACAGGGCACCGAGCGTGCCCAATACATCATGCGGAGCCTGCTGCAGCGCGCGGGTGCGCAGAGCGTGGGCGTGCCGATGGTGACCACCACCGATTATGTGAACACGATCCCGGTGGACCAGGAAGCAGAGTTCCCGGGCAACGAGGAATACGAGCGCCGGTACCGGGCGTACATGCGGTGGAACGCCGCGGTGATGGTCCACCGGTCCCAGCGGCCGAACATCGGCGTCGGCGGGCACATTTCCACCTACGCCGGTGCTGCGACCCTGTACGAGGTCGGGTTCAACCACTTCTTCCGCGGCAAGGATGCCCCCGGCGGCGGGGACCAGGTGTTCTTCCAGGGCCACGCCTCCCCCGGCATGTACGCCCGGGCGTTTATGGAAGGCCGGCTCTCCGAGGAGGACCTGGACGGGTTCCGGCAGGAAAAGTCCCGCGAGGGCCATGCCCTGTCCTCCTACCCGCACCCGCGGCTGATGCCGCAGTTCTGGGAATTCCCCACCGTGTCCATGGGCATCGGGCCGATGAACGCGATCTATCAGGCCCAGTCCAACCGGTACCTGCACAACCGGGGCCTGAAAGACACCTCCGACCAGCAGGTCTGGGCGTTCCTGGGTGACGGGGAAATGGACGAGCCCGAATCCCGCGGCCTGCTCCAGCTCGCCGCGAACGAGAACCTGGACAACCTGAACTTCGTGATCAACTGCAACCTCCAGCGCCTGGACGGGCCGGTGCGCGGCAACGGCAAGATCATGCAGGAACTCGAAGCGTTCTTCCGCGGCGCGGGCTGGAACGTGATCAAGGTCGTCTGGGGCCGGGAATGGGATGACCTGCTCACCCGCGACACCGACGGGTCGCTGGTGAAGATCATGAACGAAACCCCCGACGGGGACTACCAGACCTACAAGGCCGAATCCGGCGGGTTCGTCCGCGAACACTTCTTCGGCAAGGACCCGGCCACCAAGGACCTCGTCGCGGACCTCACCGATGACCAGATCTGGAACCTCAAACGCGGCGGCCACGACTACCGCAAGGTTTATGCCGCGTACAAGGCCGCCACCGAATTCAAGGGCAAACCCACCGTCATCCTCGCCAAAACCGTCAAGGGCTACGGACTCGGGCCCCACTTCGAGGGCCGCAACGCGACCCACCAGATGAAAAAACTCACCCTCGATGACCTGAAGAAATTCCGCGACCACCTGCGGATTCCGGTTACGGATGAGCAGCTCGAAAAAGACCCGTACCAGCCGCCGTACTACCACCCCGGCAACGATGCACCCGAGATCCAGTACATGCTGGAGCGCCGGGCAGCCCTGGGCGGGTCGGTACCCGAGCGCCGCAGCAAGCACGCCCAGATCACCCTGCCGGATGCGAAGTCCTACGAGGTGGCCAAGCGGGGTTCGGGCAAGCAGCAGGCCGCCACCACCATGGCGTTCGTCAGGTTGCTCAAGGACCTGATGCGGGACAAGGAGTTCGGCAAGCACATTGCCCCGATCATCCCGGACGAGGCACGCACCTTCGGCATGGACGCGTTCTTCCCCACCGCGAAGATCTACAACCCCAAGGGCCAGAACTACCTCTCGGTGGACCGTGACCTGGTCCTGGCCTACAAGGAATCCCCCGCCGGGCAGCTGATCCACCCCGGCATCAACGAAGCCGGCGCCGTGGCAGCCTTCACCGCCGCCGGCACCGCCTACGCCACCCACGGCGTGCCCCTGGTCCCGGTCTACGTGTTCTACTCCATGTTCGGCTTCCAGCGCACCGGCGACGCCTTCTGGGCAGCAGCAGACCAAATGACCCGCGGCTTCATCATCGGCGCCACCGCAGGCCGGACCACCCTCACCGGCGAAGGCCTCCAGCACGCCGACGGCCACTCCCCGCTCCTGGCCTCCACCAACCCCGCCGTGGTCACCTACGACCCCGCCTACGGCTACGAAATGGGCCACATCATCCGCGACGGCCTCGAACGCATGTACGGGCCAGAGTCCACCGACCGGAACCTGATGTACTACCTCACCGTGTACAACGAGCCGATCACCCAGCCCGCCGAACCCGAGAACCTGGACGTCGAAGGCGTCATCAAGGGCATCTACCTGCTCAACCCGGCAAAGATCGACGGTCCCCGGACCCAGATCCTCGCCTCGGGCGTGTCCGTGCCCTGGGCCCTGGAAGCACAGCAGCTCCTCGCCGACGACTGGGGTGTCTCCGCGGACGTCTGGTCCGTGACCTCCTGGAACGAACTGCGCCGCGACGGCCTCGCCGCCGAAGAGGAAGCCTTCCTCAACCCCGGCCAGCCCGCCCGCGTCCCGTTCGTCACCCAACAACTCGAAGGCGCCACCGGCCCCGTCGTCGCCGTGTCCGACTACATGAAGGCAGTCCCTGACCAGATCCGCCAGTTCGTCCCCAACGAATTCGCCACCCTCGGCGCCGATGGCTTCGGCTTCTCCGACACCCGCGCCGCAGCCCGCCGCTTCTTCAAGATCGATATCCACTCCATTGTGGTGCGGTCGCTGGAGATGCTGGCCCGCCGTGGGGAGGTTGATCCCCAGGCTCCGGCCAAGGCGATCGACAAGTACAGGCTGCACAACGTGAATGCCGGTTCCACCGGCAACGCCGGCGGCGAGGCCTAG
- a CDS encoding PucR family transcriptional regulator, translated as MPAPATPSASRKQSLPGVTPEKSETLKKLRANVGQLSTTTMRELEKSLPWYSRLSSDERSALGMVAQNGIAAFVTWYERPSSPSWILTDVFGTAPTELTRSISLQKALQLIRIVVEVVEDQVPVIAPEADQPSLREAVLRYSREVAFAAADVYARAAESRGSWDTRLEALIVDAILRGENTDALRSRIAALGWKAQERFTVMVGNSPSEPSASYVSELRRMAGRYAEDALVGIQGDRLILILGGVHDRETAYVKLSDMFAPGPVVYGPEAGSLLEASGSAQSAFAGLTAARAWPSAPRPVAADDLLPERVISGDDAARRSLVKNIYRPLLAASNGLVETLGTYLELGHSLEATARELFVHANTVRYRLKRVCDVTGWDPLLPREAFVLQAALVVGRLSAPPKAAAERHPSRNQP; from the coding sequence ATGCCAGCACCAGCCACACCGTCCGCGAGCCGCAAACAGTCCCTGCCCGGCGTCACTCCGGAGAAGTCCGAAACGCTGAAGAAACTGCGCGCCAACGTGGGCCAGCTTTCCACCACCACTATGCGGGAGCTGGAAAAATCCCTGCCCTGGTACAGCCGGCTCAGCTCGGATGAGCGCTCCGCCTTGGGAATGGTCGCCCAAAACGGCATTGCGGCATTTGTGACCTGGTACGAGCGCCCGAGTTCGCCCTCGTGGATCCTCACGGACGTCTTTGGCACGGCCCCCACGGAATTGACCCGGTCGATCAGCCTGCAGAAGGCCCTGCAGCTGATCCGGATCGTGGTGGAGGTGGTGGAAGACCAGGTTCCGGTGATTGCGCCTGAAGCTGACCAGCCATCGCTCCGCGAGGCGGTGCTCCGCTACTCCCGCGAGGTGGCTTTCGCCGCCGCCGATGTTTACGCACGGGCCGCCGAGTCCAGGGGCTCATGGGACACGCGGCTGGAAGCCCTGATCGTGGATGCGATCCTGCGCGGTGAAAATACTGACGCCCTGCGCTCCAGGATCGCCGCGTTGGGCTGGAAAGCCCAGGAACGGTTCACCGTGATGGTGGGTAATTCCCCCTCAGAGCCAAGCGCCAGCTACGTGAGCGAACTCCGGCGGATGGCAGGCCGCTACGCGGAGGACGCGCTGGTCGGGATCCAGGGCGACCGGTTGATCCTGATCCTGGGCGGCGTGCATGACCGGGAAACCGCCTATGTGAAGCTCAGCGACATGTTTGCCCCCGGACCCGTAGTCTACGGTCCGGAAGCCGGTTCCCTGCTGGAGGCGAGCGGCTCCGCCCAGTCCGCTTTCGCCGGGCTGACTGCTGCACGCGCCTGGCCTTCCGCCCCTCGGCCGGTGGCCGCCGATGACCTCCTTCCCGAGCGGGTGATCTCCGGTGACGACGCTGCCCGCCGCTCCCTGGTCAAAAACATTTACCGGCCGCTGCTGGCAGCGTCCAACGGACTGGTGGAAACCCTCGGAACCTACCTGGAACTGGGCCATTCACTGGAGGCAACGGCCCGGGAACTCTTCGTCCATGCCAACACGGTCAGGTACCGCCTGAAGCGGGTTTGTGACGTCACCGGCTGGGATCCGCTCCTGCCGCGGGAGGCGTTTGTCCTCCAGGCGGCTCTCGTGGTTGGCCGTCTTTCGGCCCCGCCCAAAGCCGCCGCGGAGCGCCATCCGTCGCGGAACCAGCCCTGA
- a CDS encoding ACP S-malonyltransferase — MLAIVCPGQGSQTPGFLAPWLELPPVAGQLAALSDIAGIDLIAHGTTSDEETIKDTAVAQPLIVAAGLVAATSLFDVELSSLPVILAGHSVGEITASALAGVLTEQEAMTFVRERANSMAAAASVTPTGMSAVVGGDPAEVLASIEAAGATPANVNGAGQTVAAGTFEQLKALADNPPAKARVIPLKVAGAFHTSHMSPAVSTLKALEPQLKPQAPKVPLLSNYDGGEVTDGGAAVESLIAQVSRPVRWDLCMEALVQRGVTGVIELAPAGTLAGLAKRGMPGVKTVAVKTPDDLSAALALFAELEGNA, encoded by the coding sequence GTGCTTGCAATAGTCTGCCCTGGACAGGGCTCGCAAACCCCGGGTTTTCTGGCCCCCTGGCTGGAACTGCCCCCGGTGGCAGGCCAGCTGGCCGCCCTGAGCGACATCGCAGGCATTGACCTGATCGCGCACGGGACCACCTCGGACGAAGAAACCATCAAGGACACTGCCGTGGCGCAGCCCCTGATCGTAGCGGCCGGCCTCGTCGCCGCCACGTCCCTTTTTGACGTCGAGCTGAGCTCCCTGCCGGTGATCCTGGCCGGACACTCCGTGGGTGAAATCACGGCATCGGCCCTTGCCGGCGTCCTCACCGAGCAGGAAGCCATGACCTTCGTCCGCGAGCGTGCCAACAGCATGGCCGCCGCCGCGTCCGTGACGCCCACCGGCATGAGCGCCGTGGTGGGCGGGGACCCGGCAGAGGTCCTGGCCTCGATCGAAGCCGCAGGCGCCACCCCCGCAAACGTCAACGGCGCAGGCCAGACGGTTGCTGCCGGAACCTTCGAACAGCTCAAGGCCCTCGCGGACAACCCGCCAGCCAAGGCACGCGTCATTCCGCTGAAGGTTGCCGGCGCCTTCCACACCAGCCACATGTCTCCGGCCGTCAGCACACTCAAGGCGCTGGAGCCGCAGCTGAAGCCGCAGGCCCCGAAGGTGCCCCTCCTGTCGAATTACGACGGCGGAGAGGTCACCGACGGCGGTGCCGCCGTCGAAAGCCTGATCGCCCAGGTGTCGCGCCCGGTCCGCTGGGACCTCTGCATGGAGGCTCTTGTCCAGCGCGGTGTCACCGGCGTCATCGAACTGGCTCCCGCCGGCACCCTCGCCGGGCTGGCCAAGCGGGGCATGCCGGGCGTCAAGACAGTTGCGGTCAAGACCCCCGACGATCTTTCCGCCGCCCTGGCACTTTTCGCAGAACTGGAGGGCAACGCATGA
- a CDS encoding beta-ketoacyl-ACP synthase III, translating into MSVPTLKQAPIQEHTRILGLGAYRPDVIVTNEDVCQWIDSSDEWIRQRTGIVTRHRASADVSVIDMAEGAAREAMEKAGIQGSDLGAVIVSTVTHPYATPSAAASLADRLGATPAPAFDISAACAGYCYGIAQGDALVRSGAAKYVLVVGAEKLSDVIDNRERTISFLLGDGAGAVVIGPSETPGIAPSVWGSDGSKWDAIGMTRSMLDVRDLGMAARQSDSTGDLALLEEAQELYPTLRQDGQTVFRWAVWEMAKVAQQALEAAGVEAEDLVAFIPHQANMRIIDEMVKKLKLPETVTVARDIADAGNTSAASIPLATHRLLAEKPELSGGLALQIGFGAGLVFGAQVVVLP; encoded by the coding sequence ATGAGCGTTCCCACGCTGAAGCAAGCTCCCATCCAGGAGCACACCCGGATCCTGGGGCTTGGCGCCTACCGTCCTGACGTGATCGTCACGAACGAAGACGTTTGCCAGTGGATTGACTCCTCGGACGAATGGATCCGCCAGCGCACGGGAATCGTGACCCGGCACCGCGCATCCGCTGACGTCAGCGTCATCGACATGGCCGAGGGCGCTGCCCGCGAAGCGATGGAAAAGGCCGGGATCCAAGGCTCGGACCTGGGCGCCGTCATTGTCTCCACGGTCACCCATCCGTATGCGACGCCGTCGGCCGCCGCCAGCCTGGCGGACCGCCTCGGTGCCACCCCTGCACCCGCCTTTGACATCTCGGCCGCCTGCGCCGGCTACTGCTACGGCATTGCCCAGGGTGACGCGCTGGTCCGTTCGGGAGCCGCGAAGTACGTGCTGGTGGTCGGCGCCGAGAAGCTGTCCGACGTCATTGACAACCGGGAACGCACCATCTCCTTCCTGCTCGGGGACGGTGCAGGCGCCGTCGTCATCGGCCCCTCCGAGACTCCCGGCATCGCGCCTTCTGTGTGGGGCTCGGACGGCAGCAAATGGGACGCCATCGGCATGACCCGGTCCATGCTGGACGTCCGCGACCTTGGCATGGCTGCCCGGCAGTCCGACTCCACCGGCGACCTTGCCTTGCTTGAAGAGGCCCAGGAGCTCTACCCCACGCTGCGCCAGGATGGCCAGACGGTATTCCGTTGGGCTGTCTGGGAGATGGCAAAGGTGGCCCAGCAGGCCCTTGAGGCGGCCGGTGTAGAGGCTGAGGACCTGGTGGCGTTTATCCCGCACCAGGCCAACATGCGCATCATCGATGAGATGGTGAAGAAGCTGAAGCTGCCCGAGACGGTTACAGTGGCACGGGACATCGCCGATGCAGGGAACACCTCTGCGGCGTCCATCCCGCTGGCTACCCACCGCCTCCTGGCGGAGAAGCCGGAACTGAGTGGCGGGCTGGCCCTGCAGATCGGTTTCGGCGCCGGGCTGGTCTTCGGTGCCCAGGTAGTAGTCCTTCCCTAG
- a CDS encoding acyl carrier protein: MASNEEILAGLAEIVNEETGLAPEAVELDKSFTEDLDIDSISMMTIVVNAEEKFGVRIPDEEVKNLKTVGDAVSFISGAQA, from the coding sequence ATGGCTAGCAACGAAGAGATCCTGGCCGGCCTGGCTGAAATCGTCAACGAAGAAACCGGCCTGGCCCCCGAGGCCGTGGAGCTGGACAAGTCCTTCACCGAGGACCTGGATATCGACTCCATCTCCATGATGACCATCGTGGTCAACGCCGAAGAGAAGTTCGGCGTGCGCATTCCGGACGAAGAGGTCAAGAACCTCAAGACCGTCGGCGACGCCGTCAGCTTCATCTCCGGAGCACAGGCCTAG
- a CDS encoding beta-ketoacyl-[acyl-carrier-protein] synthase family protein, whose product MTRKVVITGLGATTPIGGDVPTMWNNALKGVSGARTLEDDWVAKYELPVHFAARCSTPALDVLSRVEAKRMDPSTQFGVIAAREAWADSGITEFDKDRLAVAFATGIGGVWTLLDAWDTLKEKGPRRVLPMTVPMLMPNGVAAAVSLDLGARAGAHTPVSACASGTEAMHLGLDLIRSGKADVVMCGGAEAAIHPMPLAAFASMQALSRRNDDPQGASRPYDMGRDGFVMGEGAGALVLEAEEHALARGARIYGELAGTSVTADAYHITAPDPQGLGATRALKAAMFDGRIQAEDVVHVNAHATSTPVGDKPEYTALRAALGSHIDNVAVSATKSQMGHLLGASGAVEAVLTVLAVYERKAPVTINLENQDPEIPLDVVTSARDLPAGNIVALSNSFGFGGHNAVVAVRSI is encoded by the coding sequence ATGACACGCAAAGTAGTCATAACCGGTCTGGGTGCCACCACGCCCATCGGCGGCGATGTACCCACGATGTGGAACAACGCGCTCAAGGGGGTCTCCGGTGCCCGCACCCTCGAGGACGACTGGGTAGCGAAGTACGAACTTCCCGTCCACTTCGCGGCCCGCTGCAGCACCCCCGCCCTGGACGTCCTGAGCCGCGTTGAGGCAAAGCGGATGGACCCCTCCACCCAGTTCGGCGTTATTGCTGCCCGTGAAGCCTGGGCCGACTCCGGCATCACAGAATTCGACAAGGACCGGCTCGCCGTGGCCTTCGCTACCGGCATCGGCGGGGTCTGGACCCTGCTGGACGCCTGGGACACGCTGAAGGAAAAAGGCCCCCGCCGCGTCCTCCCCATGACCGTACCGATGCTGATGCCCAACGGCGTTGCGGCGGCCGTCAGCCTGGACCTCGGCGCACGCGCCGGCGCCCACACCCCCGTTTCCGCCTGCGCCTCCGGCACCGAGGCCATGCACCTGGGCCTGGACCTGATCCGCTCGGGCAAGGCGGACGTGGTGATGTGCGGCGGTGCTGAAGCAGCCATCCACCCCATGCCCCTGGCAGCGTTCGCTTCGATGCAGGCCCTGTCCCGCCGCAACGACGACCCGCAAGGCGCGTCCCGTCCGTACGACATGGGCCGCGACGGGTTCGTGATGGGTGAAGGCGCAGGCGCCCTGGTCCTCGAAGCCGAGGAACACGCCCTGGCCCGCGGAGCCCGGATCTACGGTGAACTCGCCGGAACCTCCGTTACGGCCGACGCATACCACATCACCGCACCGGACCCTCAAGGCCTTGGTGCAACCCGCGCGCTGAAGGCAGCCATGTTTGACGGCCGGATCCAGGCCGAAGACGTGGTCCACGTCAACGCCCACGCCACTTCCACCCCCGTGGGTGACAAGCCGGAGTACACCGCCCTCCGCGCCGCTCTTGGATCGCACATCGACAACGTGGCAGTTTCGGCCACCAAGTCACAGATGGGCCACCTGCTGGGTGCGTCCGGTGCAGTTGAGGCGGTGCTCACCGTGCTGGCCGTCTACGAGCGCAAGGCGCCTGTGACGATCAACCTTGAGAACCAGGACCCGGAGATCCCGCTCGACGTGGTCACCTCCGCCAGGGATCTGCCTGCCGGCAACATCGTGGCGCTGAGCAACTCCTTCGGCTTCGGCGGACACAACGCCGTGGTAGCGGTCCGCAGCATCTAA
- a CDS encoding DUF3145 domain-containing protein yields the protein MSVAMTRGVLFVHSAPTALCPHVEWAIGSVVDKRTDLEWTPQPAAPGMFRAELSWTGAPGTGSKLASSLRGWAHLRYEVTEEPSQGVDGGRWSHTPELGIFHAVTDVHGNIMVSEDRIRYAYESGAGDPAAVYHELSLALGEAWDEELEPFRHAAEGAPVRWLHQVG from the coding sequence ATGTCTGTTGCAATGACCCGCGGTGTGCTGTTTGTTCACTCAGCCCCTACTGCTTTGTGCCCGCATGTGGAGTGGGCCATCGGCTCCGTCGTTGACAAGCGGACGGATCTTGAGTGGACCCCTCAGCCTGCCGCGCCCGGAATGTTCCGGGCCGAGCTGTCCTGGACCGGTGCCCCCGGGACGGGATCAAAGCTTGCCTCGTCTCTGCGCGGCTGGGCCCACCTCCGCTACGAGGTCACCGAGGAGCCGAGCCAGGGTGTTGATGGCGGCCGCTGGTCGCACACACCCGAGTTGGGCATCTTCCACGCGGTTACCGACGTTCACGGCAACATCATGGTTTCCGAAGACAGGATCCGCTACGCCTACGAATCCGGCGCCGGTGATCCCGCAGCGGTCTACCACGAGCTTTCCCTGGCGCTCGGTGAGGCCTGGGATGAGGAACTCGAACCCTTCCGGCACGCTGCCGAGGGCGCGCCGGTCCGCTGGCTGCACCAGGTGGGCTAA